In 'Nostoc azollae' 0708, the following are encoded in one genomic region:
- a CDS encoding Ig-like domain-containing protein, producing MTKSYKFIQPLDRVVIALMILLSLLIGFVIWQGDAVKPIVRNFTWQNQQIGAEDTAFTLTFSRPMDTKSVEENLKVCPVETKSEEENSTTCPVLAGKISWAGRRLVYTLVTPAPYGTTYKVSLQGATDRFSQKEGKKREIQPFTGSFITRDRALLYIGANQQEQGKLVIYNLTQGQKKVLTPKELIVMDFEPFPHGEKILFSARSSKNPDILSAQLYTVTTGISSTTGQQPQPPGKLDLILDNKHYQNLKFDLSPDGATIVVQRGKIDNPGDFGLWHLLTTQDSSGTKPTAKRLQTQPPGDFLITPDSKAVAVAQGQGTAILSLQGEATKPLDFLPQFGLVQAFSKDGSQAAMVKFNTDFTRDLFLVTNQGVQKQLLKTTGSILDCNFDPASPTLYCLLTQLISKEQYIEQPYLVAINLKTDQQKPLLMLPPAQRNVHMSLAPDGLGLVFDQIVPIENSTTTLPANTLKTDDGEPIATSSLWLMPLLPITDVANIEIKPEQLPLVGFHPHWLP from the coding sequence ATGACAAAATCTTATAAATTTATTCAACCACTAGATCGTGTTGTGATCGCCCTCATGATCCTCTTGAGTCTACTGATTGGCTTTGTCATCTGGCAAGGTGATGCAGTCAAGCCCATCGTCCGTAACTTTACCTGGCAGAATCAACAAATTGGAGCAGAAGACACAGCTTTTACACTCACTTTTAGTCGTCCAATGGACACCAAAAGCGTAGAAGAAAATTTAAAAGTCTGTCCAGTAGAAACCAAAAGCGAAGAAGAAAACTCAACAACCTGTCCAGTTCTCGCAGGTAAAATCAGTTGGGCAGGGCGAAGACTAGTTTACACACTAGTAACACCAGCACCTTATGGAACAACTTATAAAGTTTCATTGCAAGGAGCAACAGATAGATTTTCCCAGAAAGAAGGAAAAAAGAGGGAAATTCAACCGTTTACGGGCAGCTTTATCACAAGAGATCGCGCTTTACTTTACATAGGAGCTAATCAACAAGAGCAGGGAAAATTAGTAATCTATAACCTAACCCAAGGGCAAAAAAAGGTACTTACCCCCAAAGAGCTAATTGTGATGGACTTCGAGCCATTTCCACATGGAGAGAAAATATTATTTTCCGCTCGTTCCTCTAAAAATCCAGACATACTCTCAGCCCAGCTATATACAGTCACAACAGGAATTTCTAGCACAACTGGTCAACAACCACAACCACCAGGCAAACTAGACCTGATTTTAGATAATAAGCACTATCAAAACTTAAAATTTGACCTATCCCCTGATGGAGCAACAATTGTTGTCCAACGCGGCAAAATAGATAATCCAGGCGACTTTGGGCTATGGCATTTATTAACAACTCAAGATAGTTCAGGAACAAAACCCACCGCAAAACGCTTACAAACTCAACCACCAGGCGATTTTCTCATCACACCTGATAGCAAAGCAGTAGCAGTTGCTCAAGGACAAGGAACAGCAATTTTATCCCTTCAAGGAGAAGCTACCAAACCTCTAGATTTTCTACCCCAATTTGGCTTAGTTCAAGCTTTTTCCAAAGATGGTTCACAAGCCGCAATGGTCAAATTTAATACTGACTTCACCCGAGACCTATTCCTAGTCACCAATCAAGGGGTGCAGAAACAACTATTAAAAACCACAGGCTCAATCCTTGATTGCAATTTTGATCCTGCCTCACCCACCCTCTACTGCTTACTAACACAACTAATATCAAAAGAACAATATATAGAACAGCCTTATTTAGTCGCGATTAACCTCAAAACCGACCAACAAAAACCACTCTTAATGCTACCCCCAGCCCAACGAAATGTGCACATGAGTTTAGCACCCGACGGTTTGGGTCTAGTGTTTGACCAAATAGTACCAATAGAAAACTCAACAACCACATTACCTGCAAACACCTTAAAAACTGATGATGGTGAACCGATTGCTACCAGCAGTCTGTGGTTAATGCCTCTTTTACCCATCACTGATGTAGCCAACATCGAAATCAAACCAGAACAACTTCCCTTAGTTGGTTTTCATCCTCACTGGCTACCTTAA
- a CDS encoding TIGR03943 family putative permease subunit — protein sequence MTSIQKQKQKIKNQLLPWLDVIAIIAWGILMLKYWFTGKLNLLIHPDYFWLVIVGAIGLLIVGFFKGIQLWQQCRRYEAPNNQQQHINLFPPGWGSALLLTTAILGFIITPRVFASQIALKRGVTELLGATRAQPQAFRPTIRPEERSLIDWVRTLNVYPEPDAYTGQKVKVQGFVIHPLELDQNHLLLARFVITCCAADGYPAGLPVQLGENRNQYPPDTWLEVEGQMFTENIANKRQLTIKASSLKKIPQPENPYSY from the coding sequence ATGACTTCAATCCAAAAACAAAAACAAAAAATCAAAAATCAGTTACTTCCTTGGCTGGATGTTATAGCAATCATAGCTTGGGGAATTTTAATGCTCAAATACTGGTTCACAGGCAAACTAAATTTATTGATTCATCCTGACTACTTTTGGTTAGTAATTGTGGGTGCAATAGGTTTATTGATTGTTGGTTTTTTCAAAGGGATACAATTGTGGCAACAATGCCGTCGTTATGAAGCACCTAATAACCAACAACAACATATAAATTTATTTCCTCCTGGTTGGGGTAGTGCCTTACTCTTAACCACAGCAATTTTAGGATTTATCATTACCCCCCGCGTCTTTGCCTCTCAAATAGCACTTAAACGGGGTGTCACCGAGTTATTGGGAGCGACACGCGCCCAACCCCAAGCATTTCGCCCTACCATTCGACCAGAAGAGCGCTCGCTCATAGACTGGGTACGCACACTTAACGTCTATCCAGAACCCGATGCCTATACAGGGCAGAAAGTTAAAGTCCAGGGATTTGTAATCCATCCTCTAGAACTAGATCAAAACCACTTGTTATTAGCTCGATTTGTGATTACTTGTTGTGCTGCAGATGGCTATCCAGCAGGATTACCAGTTCAACTGGGAGAAAACCGCAATCAATACCCACCAGATACCTGGCTGGAAGTAGAAGGACAAATGTTCACAGAAAACATCGCCAATAAACGTCAATTAACTATTAAAGCCTCCTCCCTCAAAAAAATTCCCCAACCTGAAAATCCATATAGTTATTAG
- a CDS encoding permease, with amino-acid sequence MNQLNNGFTLFLSLLVEAMPFLLLGVLFSSLLLFFIDERKLVEKMPKNALLGALVGSMIGFLFPVCECGNVPVARRLLMQGVPTPVAIGFLLAAPTINPIVIWATWTAFRDQPEIVVLRIVLSLASATIIGFAFSLQQDLSPFLQPTLARYIKYNPPPKPESKRKGKYYQVEEQATANTILQSGTYILGGKAGRSTKIGGINETNIATSNLNKPFADKLLLLLDNIIQELRELGGVMVLGSAIAAAIQVLAPRELILSLGAGPITSILAMLILAAVVSICSTVDSFFALSFASTFTSGSLLAFLVFGPMIDIKGVGLMLSIFKPKALLYIFALAGQLTLLFTLFLNLHVM; translated from the coding sequence ATGAATCAACTTAACAATGGTTTCACCCTATTTCTGAGTCTGCTAGTCGAGGCGATGCCTTTTTTGCTGCTAGGGGTGTTATTCTCCAGTTTGCTGCTGTTTTTTATTGATGAACGCAAATTGGTAGAAAAAATGCCCAAAAATGCCCTACTAGGGGCTTTAGTTGGCAGTATGATTGGCTTTTTATTTCCGGTGTGCGAGTGTGGTAATGTGCCAGTAGCGCGGCGGTTATTGATGCAGGGAGTCCCCACACCGGTAGCAATTGGCTTTTTACTAGCAGCACCGACAATTAACCCAATTGTAATTTGGGCAACTTGGACAGCATTTAGAGATCAACCAGAAATAGTAGTGTTAAGAATTGTATTATCTTTAGCGAGCGCTACTATTATCGGTTTTGCTTTTAGCCTTCAACAAGACTTAAGTCCCTTCTTACAACCTACGCTCGCACGTTATATTAAATATAATCCACCCCCTAAACCAGAATCTAAACGCAAGGGAAAATATTACCAGGTAGAAGAACAAGCAACGGCTAATACTATCTTGCAATCAGGAACTTATATTCTCGGTGGTAAAGCAGGTAGATCTACCAAGATAGGTGGTATAAACGAAACAAATATCGCAACTTCTAACCTCAATAAACCTTTTGCAGATAAACTCCTTCTATTATTGGATAATATCATCCAAGAATTGCGGGAATTAGGAGGAGTAATGGTGTTAGGAAGTGCCATTGCTGCCGCGATTCAAGTCTTAGCACCCCGTGAATTAATCCTCAGTTTGGGTGCTGGGCCAATTACTTCAATTCTGGCCATGTTGATTTTAGCTGCAGTAGTATCAATCTGTTCTACAGTCGATTCTTTCTTTGCTTTATCTTTTGCTTCCACCTTTACCAGTGGTTCTTTGTTAGCATTTTTGGTATTTGGTCCGATGATTGATATCAAAGGTGTGGGTTTGATGTTATCAATTTTCAAACCTAAAGCCCTATTGTATATATTTGCTTTAGCCGGACAGTTGACACTTTTATTTACCTTATTTTTGAATCTGCACGTCATGTAA
- a CDS encoding cysteine desulfurase family protein gives MQIYLDYSATTPTRPEAIATMQAVLNQQWGNPSSLHEWGNRAALVVEQARIQVAGLINAVPESIIFTSGGTEADNLAVMGVARCYPVPQHIIISSVEHSAVSEPVRMLENWGWEVTRLGVDGKGRINPEDLKAALQHNTVLVSVIYGQSEVGTVQPIAELGRITKIHGALFHTDAVQVAGRLAIDVNNLGIDLLSLSSHKIYGPLGAGALYVRPGMNLIPLLGGGGQEQGLRSGTQATPAIAGFGVAAELAGQELETERLRLTELRDRLFTKLADIPSLIPTGDRIHRLPHHLSFSLEYADGEKISGKTLVRQLNLAGIGISAGAACNSGKLSPSPILLAMGYSQIAALGGIRLTLGKQTTAADVDWTAIVLKQVLQRLTADLSLVIQSTSITCQLAI, from the coding sequence ATGCAAATATATCTAGATTACAGTGCTACTACTCCTACTCGACCCGAAGCGATCGCTACAATGCAAGCAGTCTTAAATCAACAGTGGGGTAATCCTTCCAGTTTACATGAGTGGGGCAACCGTGCAGCATTAGTTGTGGAACAAGCAAGAATACAAGTTGCAGGTTTAATTAATGCTGTTCCCGAATCAATTATCTTTACTTCTGGGGGAACAGAAGCAGATAATTTAGCAGTTATGGGTGTGGCTCGATGTTATCCTGTACCACAACATATCATTATTTCTAGTGTGGAACATTCGGCTGTTTCTGAACCGGTGCGAATGTTAGAAAATTGGGGTTGGGAAGTTACCCGTTTAGGTGTAGATGGTAAAGGTAGAATTAATCCCGAAGATTTAAAAGCAGCTTTGCAACATAACACTGTTTTGGTATCAGTGATTTATGGACAAAGTGAAGTGGGAACTGTTCAACCGATAGCAGAACTAGGAAGAATTACCAAAATCCATGGTGCTTTATTCCATACAGATGCGGTGCAAGTTGCGGGACGTTTAGCGATAGATGTCAATAATTTAGGTATTGATTTATTGAGTTTATCTAGTCATAAAATATATGGTCCCTTGGGTGCAGGTGCTTTATATGTGCGTCCAGGCATGAACTTAATACCATTGTTAGGTGGTGGTGGACAAGAACAAGGACTGCGTTCAGGTACACAAGCAACACCTGCTATTGCTGGGTTTGGAGTAGCTGCGGAGTTAGCGGGACAGGAGTTAGAAACAGAAAGACTAAGATTAACAGAATTGCGTGATCGCCTCTTTACCAAATTAGCAGATATTCCCAGTTTAATTCCCACAGGTGACAGAATTCACCGCTTACCCCATCATCTTAGCTTTTCTTTAGAATATGCCGATGGCGAAAAAATTAGTGGTAAAACCCTAGTCCGTCAATTAAACTTAGCAGGAATCGGCATTAGTGCAGGTGCTGCTTGTAATAGTGGAAAATTAAGTCCCAGTCCGATTTTATTAGCAATGGGGTATTCACAAATAGCCGCTTTGGGCGGAATTAGGTTAACTTTAGGAAAACAAACAACAGCAGCAGATGTTGATTGGACAGCAATAGTTTTGAAACAAGTTCTACAGCGATTGACAGCAGATTTATCCTTAGTGATACAATCCACCTCAATCACTTGCCAATTAGCAATTTGA
- a CDS encoding DUF1345 domain-containing protein: protein MSVIPRLFYTFSPLTRLIISLGCAVFVSGLLPSWLRLPTPILCIWNSSAYVFLGLTWWKMLKATAEENRSYAQREYKGRLVIYTFIVFASCMSMLVIASLLNYHKHGLLTISLPLRVMLASMTIFSPCLLVHT, encoded by the coding sequence GTGTCTGTAATACCCAGGTTATTCTATACGTTTAGCCCTTTAACCCGACTAATCATTTCTCTCGGTTGTGCTGTATTCGTATCAGGACTACTCCCGTCTTGGTTGCGTTTACCTACTCCTATTCTCTGTATTTGGAACTCTAGCGCCTATGTTTTTTTGGGGTTGACTTGGTGGAAAATGCTTAAAGCTACTGCGGAAGAAAACCGCTCTTATGCACAGCGTGAATACAAAGGTCGTTTGGTGATATACACATTCATTGTCTTCGCTTCTTGTATGAGTATGTTAGTGATCGCATCCCTCCTGAATTATCATAAACATGGGCTATTGACGATTTCCTTACCCCTACGCGTCATGCTTGCAAGTATGACGATTTTCAGTCCTTGCTTACTAGTACATACCTAG
- a CDS encoding DUF1345 domain-containing protein, which translates to MTGQFSDVQTTVRSMRRLTLLHGVFSFFFKTTVLAMSINIISCGTNLNVV; encoded by the coding sequence ATGACTGGTCAATTCTCTGACGTGCAAACAACAGTACGTTCTATGAGGCGCTTAACTTTGCTGCATGGTGTGTTTTCCTTCTTTTTTAAGACTACCGTTCTTGCTATGAGTATCAATATAATATCTTGCGGCACTAATTTAAACGTTGTTTGA
- a CDS encoding ChaB family protein produces MPYNKINELPQDIQTRLPEHAQQIFVAAFNAAQSDGMNEDTSLEVAWNSVHNEYEPDREGNWHRKPEDPAIHHKAVMSGGN; encoded by the coding sequence ATGCCTTATAACAAAATAAATGAATTACCTCAAGATATCCAAACACGACTACCAGAACACGCTCAACAGATTTTTGTAGCTGCTTTCAATGCTGCTCAAAGTGACGGAATGAATGAAGATACTTCTTTAGAAGTAGCCTGGAATAGTGTTCACAATGAATATGAGCCAGACAGAGAAGGTAACTGGCATAGAAAACCAGAAGATCCTGCCATACATCATAAAGCTGTCATGTCTGGTGGTAATTAA
- a CDS encoding GNAT family N-acetyltransferase — protein MLVIKDEIKLRLMRDDKQDYLLMEKWRSDEEVLKFYGGRDYPYDLKKVVETYQPRILGEEPLIPCIFSYKNIEIGYLQYYDLNQLPPHIKQMYSLEKTDNIYGIDLFIGETKYWNQGIGTKLLSAVINYIFTEVHAVKIVIDANVRNLRAIHCYEKCGFVKIKLLPSHELYEGKYQDCWLMAIKRNNSLH, from the coding sequence ATGCTAGTTATCAAAGACGAAATTAAACTTCGTCTCATGCGAGATGATAAACAAGACTATCTGTTAATGGAAAAATGGCGTTCTGATGAGGAAGTGTTAAAATTTTATGGCGGTAGAGATTATCCTTATGATTTGAAAAAAGTCGTAGAAACATATCAACCTAGAATTTTGGGAGAAGAACCTCTAATTCCCTGCATTTTCTCTTATAAAAATATAGAAATTGGTTATTTGCAATATTATGATCTCAATCAATTACCACCACATATTAAACAAATGTATTCTCTAGAAAAAACAGATAATATCTATGGAATTGATTTATTTATTGGTGAAACTAAATATTGGAATCAGGGAATAGGTACAAAATTGCTTTCAGCCGTGATAAATTATATTTTTACTGAAGTGCACGCTGTAAAAATTGTTATTGATGCCAATGTTAGGAATCTCCGTGCCATTCACTGCTATGAAAAATGTGGATTTGTAAAAATTAAGCTGTTACCATCTCATGAACTCTATGAGGGCAAATATCAGGATTGTTGGTTAATGGCAATAAAACGTAATAATTCACTACACTAA
- a CDS encoding NAD(P)/FAD-dependent oxidoreductase, protein MTQATTRICILGGGFGGLYTALRLSQLPWESTPKPEIILVDQSDRFLFSPFLYELLTGELQAWEIAPPYQELLQGTGVRFHQAVVSEIDTDKQQVQLQNGLEIAYDRLVLALGGETPLDLVPGATTYAHHFRSITEVYRLEESLRVLEASETEKIRIAIVGAGYSGVELACKLADRIGEKGRFRLIEISDQILRTSPEFNRQAAKKALETRGVFIDLETKVVSIGENTISLEYKTQVDEIPVDLVIWTVGTRVAPLVKTLPLKQNQRGQITTTSKLQVLEHPEIFALGDLADCLDTEGKQVPATAQVAFQQADYTAWNIWASLTNRPLLPFRYQQLGEMMALGVDNATLTGLGIKLDGSLAYIARRLAYLYRLPTLEHQLKVGFSWLVSPIIKTLSQ, encoded by the coding sequence ATGACTCAAGCAACTACAAGAATTTGTATACTAGGTGGCGGCTTTGGTGGACTTTACACCGCCCTTCGTTTAAGCCAATTACCGTGGGAGTCTACACCAAAACCTGAGATTATATTAGTAGATCAGAGCGATCGCTTTCTCTTCTCTCCCTTCCTGTATGAACTCCTCACTGGAGAACTGCAAGCTTGGGAAATCGCCCCACCATACCAAGAACTACTACAAGGAACAGGTGTGCGTTTTCATCAAGCAGTTGTCTCAGAAATCGATACCGACAAGCAACAAGTACAATTACAAAACGGACTAGAAATAGCCTACGACCGACTAGTATTAGCTTTAGGTGGCGAAACACCTCTTGATCTAGTTCCAGGTGCTACAACCTACGCTCACCACTTCCGTAGCATCACAGAGGTTTATCGCCTAGAAGAAAGCCTACGAGTTTTAGAAGCATCAGAAACAGAAAAAATTCGTATAGCCATAGTCGGTGCAGGTTACAGTGGCGTAGAATTAGCTTGTAAACTTGCAGATAGAATTGGCGAAAAAGGACGCTTCCGCCTAATTGAAATCAGCGATCAAATTTTGCGAACTTCCCCAGAATTTAACCGCCAAGCAGCGAAAAAAGCCTTAGAAACCAGAGGTGTGTTTATAGACTTAGAAACCAAAGTAGTCTCGATTGGAGAAAATACCATCTCCCTAGAGTATAAAACTCAAGTAGACGAAATTCCCGTAGATTTGGTAATTTGGACAGTTGGGACAAGAGTTGCCCCACTCGTAAAAACCCTACCCCTCAAGCAAAACCAACGTGGACAAATCACCACCACATCAAAACTGCAAGTCCTGGAACATCCCGAAATTTTCGCTTTAGGAGATTTAGCAGACTGTCTTGATACAGAAGGAAAGCAAGTACCAGCTACAGCGCAAGTCGCCTTCCAACAAGCCGATTATACCGCTTGGAACATCTGGGCATCTCTAACAAATCGTCCTTTACTTCCCTTCCGCTATCAACAATTAGGAGAAATGATGGCCTTGGGAGTAGACAACGCTACCCTCACAGGTTTAGGCATCAAATTAGATGGTTCTTTAGCATACATCGCCCGTCGTTTAGCTTATTTGTATCGTTTACCAACTTTAGAACATCAATTGAAAGTTGGGTTTAGTTGGTTAGTCAGTCCTATCATCAAAACCCTTTCTCAGTAA
- a CDS encoding HAD-IA family hydrolase: MKKPKVIFLDAVGTLFGVKGSVGKVYSQIAQEFGVAVSPEILNKYFLKSFKAAPPSIFLHTDIQDIPQREFDWWRIIALKTFEGAGVLNEFSDFSAFFSELYIHFGTAEPWFVYPDVPLALVNWRRLGVELGVLSNFDSRLYSVLQSLGLRDYFKSITISTQVRTAKPDPQIFNIALQSHHCSPEEAWHIGDSITDDYHGPRKAGMRGIWINRQQNY; encoded by the coding sequence ATGAAAAAACCAAAAGTTATTTTTTTAGATGCGGTAGGTACACTCTTTGGTGTTAAAGGTAGTGTAGGCAAAGTTTATAGTCAAATAGCCCAGGAATTTGGCGTTGCAGTTTCTCCGGAAATCCTCAATAAATACTTTCTTAAAAGCTTCAAAGCTGCACCACCATCCATATTTCTCCATACAGATATTCAAGATATTCCCCAGCGAGAATTTGATTGGTGGCGCATTATTGCCCTCAAAACCTTTGAAGGTGCAGGTGTTCTCAATGAATTTTCTGATTTTTCCGCTTTTTTTAGCGAACTTTATATTCACTTTGGTACTGCTGAACCTTGGTTTGTCTATCCAGATGTTCCTCTGGCTTTGGTAAACTGGCGACGGTTAGGAGTTGAATTAGGTGTACTGTCTAATTTTGATTCCCGTCTATACTCAGTATTACAAAGCTTAGGACTGAGAGACTATTTCAAATCCATTACCATTTCCACCCAAGTCCGTACAGCTAAACCAGATCCGCAAATTTTTAACATCGCCTTGCAAAGTCATCACTGTTCACCAGAGGAAGCATGGCACATTGGAGACAGCATAACAGATGACTATCATGGCCCTAGAAAGGCTGGTATGAGGGGTATTTGGATTAACCGCCAGCAAAATTACTAA